In the genome of Deinococcus yavapaiensis KR-236, one region contains:
- a CDS encoding ribonuclease HII translates to MVPHFDLERSFWDQGLTLVAGVDEAGRGAWAGPVAVSALILPALSESFPFRDSKTLSAARREQLAEIARSVAVAWTVEFASASEVDAKGVLNATKAAASRAIARLEPAPQALVTDYLKLDTTLPFLAPPKADRDSFSVAAASLLAKTARDAYMTTLDDAFPGYGFAAHKGYGVNAHRAALLDLGPCAEHRRSFAPVAHALQARLLRAPALLSEAKR, encoded by the coding sequence ATCGTGCCGCACTTCGACCTCGAGCGATCGTTCTGGGATCAAGGCCTCACGCTCGTCGCGGGCGTGGACGAGGCGGGCCGCGGCGCATGGGCCGGACCGGTCGCCGTGAGCGCGCTGATCCTCCCGGCGCTGTCCGAGTCCTTTCCGTTTCGCGATTCGAAAACGCTGAGCGCGGCGCGGCGCGAACAACTCGCCGAAATCGCCCGAAGCGTCGCCGTCGCGTGGACGGTGGAGTTCGCGTCCGCCTCGGAAGTCGATGCGAAGGGCGTGCTGAACGCCACGAAGGCGGCGGCCTCGCGCGCGATCGCCCGCCTCGAGCCCGCGCCGCAAGCGCTCGTGACGGATTACCTCAAGCTCGACACGACGCTGCCCTTTCTCGCGCCGCCGAAAGCCGACCGCGATTCCTTCTCGGTCGCCGCCGCGAGCCTTCTCGCCAAGACGGCGCGTGACGCGTACATGACGACCTTGGACGACGCCTTTCCCGGGTACGGCTTCGCCGCGCACAAAGGCTACGGTGTGAACGCCCACCGCGCCGCCCTGCTCGACCTCGGGCCGTGCGCGGAGCACCGCCGCTCGTTCGCGCCCGTCGCGCACGCTCTGCAAGCCCGCCTGCTCCGTGCGCCCGCGCTTCTTTCAGAAGCGAAGCGCTAA
- a CDS encoding globin, whose protein sequence is MQLTEEGTLYDRIGPDNLLTLLRHFYDRVRVHPDLASIFPGDWNETLNKQYAFMTGFLGGPPLYHQKYGHPRLRARHLPFPVTPTRARAWLACMKAALEATPDIRREDAAELYAALTKVAQHMVNSDDTSG, encoded by the coding sequence ATGCAGCTCACCGAGGAAGGCACCCTCTACGACCGCATCGGCCCGGACAACCTCTTGACCTTGCTGCGGCACTTTTACGACCGCGTGCGCGTTCACCCCGACCTCGCCTCCATCTTTCCGGGAGACTGGAACGAGACGCTGAACAAGCAGTACGCGTTCATGACGGGCTTTCTTGGAGGGCCGCCTCTTTACCACCAGAAGTACGGCCATCCGAGGTTACGCGCCCGTCACCTGCCGTTTCCCGTGACGCCGACGCGCGCCCGCGCTTGGCTCGCGTGCATGAAGGCGGCGTTGGAGGCGACGCCCGACATTCGGCGCGAGGACGCCGCCGAGCTCTACGCCGCCCTCACGAAGGTCGCTCAGCACATGGTCAACTCCGACGACACGAGCGGGTAA
- a CDS encoding helix-turn-helix transcriptional regulator has product MTVTLAASLPPQQDRTKARVLGLLKGGDCTTAQSVAEKLCISVPAARKHLQDLVDSDLVRAHTSKPGGRGRPQIVYSLTERGEAQFPKNYASLCVDILAHVQSLFGQGAVLSVMDARKSTLAAEWAPQLVGTLEERATKLAELLSAHGYAARVVHEADALYLEQRNCPNLDVARSYSELCAAELDLYRDLLGVPVRRETRIACGAPSCRYRLG; this is encoded by the coding sequence ATGACGGTGACACTCGCCGCTTCCCTGCCGCCGCAACAAGACCGCACGAAAGCGCGGGTCCTGGGTTTGCTCAAGGGCGGCGACTGCACGACGGCGCAAAGCGTCGCCGAGAAGTTGTGCATCTCCGTCCCGGCGGCCCGCAAGCACTTGCAAGACCTCGTGGACTCGGATCTCGTGCGCGCGCACACGTCAAAGCCGGGCGGACGCGGGCGACCGCAGATCGTGTACTCGCTCACTGAGCGCGGCGAAGCGCAGTTTCCGAAGAACTACGCGTCGCTGTGCGTCGATATCCTCGCGCACGTGCAAAGCTTGTTCGGGCAAGGCGCGGTGCTGAGCGTCATGGACGCCCGCAAATCCACGCTCGCCGCCGAGTGGGCGCCACAACTCGTGGGCACGCTGGAGGAACGCGCTACGAAGCTCGCCGAGTTGCTCAGCGCGCACGGTTATGCCGCGCGCGTGGTGCACGAGGCGGACGCCTTGTACCTGGAGCAACGCAACTGCCCCAACCTCGACGTGGCGAGGTCGTATTCGGAGTTGTGCGCCGCGGAGCTCGACTTGTACCGCGACTTGCTCGGCGTGCCCGTACGCCGCGAGACGCGCATCGCGTGCGGCGCGCCGAGTTGCCGCTACCGCCTCGGATAG
- a CDS encoding YczE/YyaS/YitT family protein: MTAAPLASVRSWPFPARLFVLLAGLFLYGFAIRLQIDASVGLAPWDIFHQGLSRKTGLTFGTVSVLVGVLLVGVAWFWLGMKPGVGSVLNMLLIGFFIDLLAGHVPTPNLLWLQWAQFAFGVVLLGLATGTYVAASMGAGPRDSTVLGLSSKYSVPVGRVRTAIEAIVLLSGWALGGHLGLGTLAFALGIGPAMSFGLKLYGLERRK, from the coding sequence GTGACTGCCGCGCCGCTCGCCTCCGTTCGCTCCTGGCCGTTTCCCGCGCGTCTGTTCGTCCTGCTCGCGGGCCTGTTTCTCTACGGCTTCGCCATTCGCCTGCAAATCGACGCGTCCGTCGGCCTCGCGCCGTGGGACATCTTTCATCAGGGCCTTTCGCGCAAGACCGGGCTGACCTTCGGCACGGTGAGCGTTCTCGTCGGCGTGCTCCTCGTCGGGGTGGCGTGGTTCTGGCTTGGCATGAAGCCGGGCGTCGGAAGCGTGCTGAACATGCTGCTGATCGGCTTTTTCATCGACTTGCTCGCTGGACACGTACCGACCCCCAACTTGCTGTGGCTGCAGTGGGCGCAGTTCGCGTTCGGCGTCGTCCTCTTGGGCCTCGCGACGGGCACGTACGTCGCGGCCAGCATGGGGGCGGGACCGCGCGACTCCACCGTGTTGGGGCTCAGCTCGAAGTACAGCGTTCCCGTCGGTCGTGTTCGCACTGCCATCGAGGCAATCGTGCTGTTGTCGGGCTGGGCGCTCGGCGGGCACCTCGGACTCGGCACGCTCGCCTTCGCCCTCGGCATCGGCCCTGCCATGAGCTTCGGATTGAAGTTGTACGGCCTGGAACGCCGCAAGTAA
- a CDS encoding lincosamide nucleotidyltransferase Lnu(F), whose translation MTILVQHEWIERVRALAQADERLVAALTYGSFTKGEGDQYSDVEFWLFVRDDAFAHLDRVGWIEAVTPTLAVFDDLPAHLTLAIFEGYRRGEFHFARASEMSDVRSWVGNGPFPAPEAMLLVDRTGELHGHLRYLHDHPPKHGEASEVLSLAHSFINWYVQGAQVLRRGEHARALDALGIVHIHLLQLARLVEGTTRHWPTPSKNAEVELSAEAYARFRQCTSALEPRALKRAYAQSWGWGKELVGTLLSLKGVEWPAVFEVAFETLFAAEADRTPEDRASANACRCR comes from the coding sequence ATGACGATCCTTGTCCAGCACGAGTGGATCGAACGAGTCCGTGCGCTCGCCCAGGCCGACGAGCGTCTCGTGGCCGCCCTCACCTACGGCTCGTTCACGAAAGGTGAAGGTGACCAGTACAGCGACGTCGAGTTCTGGCTCTTCGTCCGGGACGACGCTTTTGCGCACCTCGATCGTGTCGGGTGGATAGAGGCGGTCACGCCGACCCTCGCGGTCTTCGACGATCTGCCGGCCCACCTCACCCTCGCGATCTTCGAGGGGTACCGTCGAGGTGAATTCCACTTCGCGCGAGCAAGCGAGATGAGCGATGTACGCTCCTGGGTCGGCAACGGCCCCTTTCCCGCGCCCGAGGCCATGCTGCTCGTCGACCGGACCGGGGAACTCCACGGGCACCTTCGATACCTGCACGACCACCCCCCGAAGCATGGGGAGGCCAGCGAAGTGCTGAGTTTGGCGCACAGCTTCATCAACTGGTACGTCCAGGGGGCGCAGGTCTTGCGTCGAGGCGAGCATGCCCGCGCCCTCGACGCCCTCGGCATCGTGCACATCCACCTCCTTCAGCTGGCCCGCCTCGTGGAGGGCACGACACGGCACTGGCCCACGCCCAGCAAAAATGCTGAAGTCGAGCTGTCTGCCGAGGCGTACGCGCGGTTCCGCCAGTGCACGTCTGCCTTGGAACCTCGGGCGTTGAAGCGCGCGTACGCTCAGTCGTGGGGATGGGGAAAGGAACTGGTCGGGACGCTTCTGAGCCTGAAAGGGGTGGAGTGGCCCGCGGTCTTCGAGGTGGCCTTCGAGACGCTTTTCGCCGCCGAAGCCGATCGAACTCCCGAGGATCGAGCCTCGGCCAACGCATGCAGGTGTCGGTAA
- the rpoD gene encoding RNA polymerase sigma factor RpoD — MTEARNARTRKKNEGQPLDASLGDTVDDTQATSPPPAPKAKKTKADGAAKKTKGKGDDDATPTKKAKGKGDDATPKVAPTVAERPYLQHVAITDLVKAGKAAGVVSSEDVAAALATALEGSGLDPESADAFEELQLYLTAQSIEVQDLDADDDLDEDLEADDEAEGPAEGEEDEERFLDDMPRAVSNDPVRQYLHEIGRVPLLTLEEEISLARRIEEGEEARKQLDTEPDLEERARRRLQRQLEDGAAARQGLIEANLRLVVSIAKKYTGRGLGFLDLIQEGNQGLIRAVEKFEYRRRYKFSTYATWWIRQAINRAIADQARTIRIPVHMVETINKLTRTARQLQQELSREPTYEEIAEAMGPGWDAAKVEEVQKVSQEPVSLETPIGDEKDSFYGDFIPDENLDSPVENAAKTLLSEELEKALGKLTEREAMVLKLRKGLVDGREHTLEEVGQYFNVTRERIRQIENKALRKLKYHESRTRKLRDFLD; from the coding sequence ATGACTGAAGCGAGAAACGCACGCACCCGCAAGAAGAACGAAGGCCAGCCGCTCGACGCGAGCCTCGGCGACACGGTCGACGACACACAAGCCACGAGCCCCCCGCCCGCCCCGAAGGCGAAGAAGACGAAGGCGGACGGCGCCGCGAAGAAGACGAAGGGCAAAGGCGACGACGACGCCACGCCCACCAAGAAAGCCAAAGGCAAAGGTGACGACGCCACGCCGAAGGTCGCGCCGACCGTGGCCGAGCGTCCCTACCTGCAGCACGTCGCTATCACCGACCTCGTGAAAGCCGGCAAGGCCGCGGGCGTCGTTTCCAGCGAGGACGTCGCAGCGGCCCTCGCCACCGCCCTGGAAGGCTCGGGGCTCGACCCGGAGTCCGCCGACGCCTTCGAGGAGCTGCAGCTTTATCTCACCGCGCAGTCGATCGAAGTGCAAGATCTCGACGCGGACGACGACCTCGACGAAGATCTCGAAGCGGACGACGAGGCGGAAGGCCCTGCCGAAGGCGAGGAGGACGAGGAGCGCTTCCTCGACGACATGCCGCGCGCGGTCAGCAACGACCCCGTCCGTCAATACCTGCACGAAATCGGCCGAGTGCCCCTGCTCACCCTCGAAGAGGAAATCAGCCTCGCGCGCCGCATCGAGGAAGGCGAGGAAGCCAGGAAGCAGCTCGACACCGAACCCGACCTCGAAGAGCGCGCCCGCCGCCGCTTGCAACGCCAACTCGAAGACGGCGCCGCCGCGCGCCAAGGATTGATCGAGGCGAACTTGCGTCTCGTGGTGTCCATCGCCAAGAAGTACACGGGGCGCGGCCTCGGCTTCCTCGACCTTATTCAGGAAGGCAACCAAGGCCTGATCCGCGCGGTCGAGAAGTTCGAATACCGCCGCCGCTACAAGTTCTCCACGTACGCCACGTGGTGGATTCGTCAGGCCATCAACCGCGCGATCGCCGACCAGGCGCGCACCATCCGCATCCCGGTGCACATGGTCGAGACGATCAACAAGTTGACGCGCACCGCACGTCAACTGCAGCAGGAATTGTCGCGCGAACCCACCTACGAGGAAATCGCCGAGGCGATGGGTCCAGGGTGGGACGCCGCGAAAGTCGAGGAAGTCCAGAAGGTCTCGCAAGAGCCCGTCAGCCTCGAAACGCCGATCGGCGACGAGAAGGACTCGTTCTACGGCGACTTCATTCCCGACGAGAACCTCGACTCGCCCGTCGAGAACGCCGCCAAGACCCTCCTGTCCGAGGAGTTGGAGAAAGCCCTCGGCAAGCTCACCGAGCGCGAGGCGATGGTCCTCAAGCTTCGTAAGGGCCTCGTGGACGGCCGCGAGCACACCCTCGAAGAAGTCGGCCAGTACTTCAACGTCACGCGCGAGCGCATTCGTCAAATCGAGAACAAGGCGCTTCGCAAGCTCAAGTACCACGAGAGCCGCACGCGCAAGTTGCGCGACTTCCTCGACTGA
- a CDS encoding 2'-5' RNA ligase family protein, whose amino-acid sequence MALYSLVAWPPAELAAWVRSVQRTHGLAAFGAPHLSLRSPFEYHGDEARLLERCERIAAGTRAFEVTCDEVVRFPGMIFLNLRRTPELLAVHERTLACLPAAPTERDGEGFLPHVTLALGVCSWAEEDTWRAVKDLRPPVERWTVRNVALTRERSGDVLELARYPLVSSELTMC is encoded by the coding sequence GTGGCCCTCTACAGCCTCGTCGCGTGGCCCCCGGCGGAACTCGCCGCGTGGGTGCGCTCCGTGCAGCGCACCCACGGCCTCGCCGCGTTCGGCGCGCCGCACCTGAGCCTTCGCTCGCCCTTCGAGTACCACGGAGACGAGGCGCGGTTGCTGGAGCGCTGCGAACGCATCGCGGCGGGCACGCGGGCGTTCGAAGTGACGTGTGACGAGGTCGTGCGCTTTCCCGGCATGATCTTCCTCAATTTGCGGCGCACTCCCGAATTGCTCGCCGTGCACGAACGCACCCTCGCGTGCCTGCCCGCCGCGCCGACCGAACGCGACGGGGAGGGGTTTTTACCGCACGTCACGCTGGCGCTCGGCGTGTGCTCTTGGGCCGAGGAGGACACGTGGCGCGCCGTGAAGGACTTGCGTCCTCCCGTGGAACGCTGGACGGTGAGAAACGTCGCCCTCACGCGCGAGCGCTCGGGCGACGTCTTGGAGCTCGCGCGTTACCCGCTCGTGTCGTCGGAGTTGACCATGTGCTGA
- a CDS encoding class I SAM-dependent methyltransferase: protein MADPSAYTDIFRAKLPPKLADLDAVGGVLTKAGVRGAPGVDDAQALLAIAMRKDGAEGKLIDLTAMGGLLGLALDVQPRLVERSMAALLVLDEQFDVVHAALPGEDVGTAPTVALVLSGDRGNAHTEAMLAWAHSATDLGGTLYLAGDKSKGFERYFKWAREAYGSGEVIARDGGMRVGRLVKERPDPPAFPAVATYEAHGLHVHVLPGVFSASGVDVASELLLEHLGDVSAKRVLDLGCGAGVLGGVAARRGAGAVTLLDDDLLAVESARRTLSASEFAGDVRHSDVASALQDGETFDLVVSNPPFHVGRRVVLSVAREFVRAAGRHLTPGGEMRLVANDFLPYEDELSAWGRVSTLARAKGFKVLRAVKS, encoded by the coding sequence ATGGCCGACCCCAGCGCCTACACCGACATCTTCCGCGCAAAGCTTCCCCCCAAGCTCGCCGACCTCGACGCGGTCGGCGGCGTCCTCACGAAGGCGGGCGTGCGAGGCGCACCGGGCGTGGACGACGCGCAAGCCCTTCTCGCGATTGCCATGCGAAAAGACGGCGCCGAAGGCAAGCTCATCGACCTGACGGCGATGGGCGGCCTGCTCGGGCTCGCGCTCGACGTCCAGCCGAGGCTCGTGGAGCGCTCCATGGCGGCCCTACTCGTGCTCGACGAGCAGTTCGACGTCGTGCACGCCGCGCTTCCCGGAGAGGACGTCGGCACGGCCCCGACCGTGGCGCTCGTCTTGTCGGGCGACCGCGGCAACGCGCACACCGAGGCGATGCTGGCTTGGGCACACAGCGCGACGGACCTCGGAGGCACGCTGTACCTCGCGGGCGACAAGAGCAAGGGATTCGAGCGGTACTTCAAGTGGGCGCGCGAAGCGTACGGAAGCGGCGAGGTGATCGCCCGCGACGGCGGGATGCGCGTCGGACGGCTCGTGAAAGAACGACCCGACCCTCCTGCCTTTCCCGCTGTGGCGACGTACGAAGCGCACGGCCTGCACGTGCACGTCCTGCCCGGGGTGTTCAGCGCGTCGGGCGTGGACGTCGCCTCCGAACTGCTGCTCGAACACCTCGGCGACGTGAGCGCGAAGCGCGTCCTCGACTTGGGATGCGGCGCGGGCGTGCTCGGCGGCGTGGCGGCGCGGCGCGGCGCGGGGGCCGTCACGCTGCTCGACGACGATCTGCTCGCCGTGGAGAGCGCGCGGCGCACCTTGAGCGCGAGCGAGTTCGCCGGGGACGTACGGCACAGCGACGTCGCAAGCGCCTTGCAAGACGGCGAGACCTTCGACCTCGTCGTGTCCAATCCGCCGTTTCACGTCGGGCGGCGCGTCGTGCTGAGCGTGGCGCGCGAGTTCGTGCGCGCCGCCGGGCGACACCTCACTCCGGGCGGTGAGATGCGGCTCGTCGCGAACGACTTCTTGCCCTACGAGGACGAGCTTTCCGCGTGGGGCCGCGTGTCGACCCTCGCGCGCGCGAAGGGCTTCAAGGTTCTGCGGGCGGTGAAGTCGTGA